In a single window of the Dreissena polymorpha isolate Duluth1 chromosome 3, UMN_Dpol_1.0, whole genome shotgun sequence genome:
- the LOC127875022 gene encoding uncharacterized protein LOC127875022 has product MTDPTYSNTLLARLFDRAKQHTNDRRRAAYVRYINAGLEVLGKERVYLVGSTGENLNLRLPSDRGDADFLLVSGRLEVPVANIEYRLNTPLYLWIRGKGLDMRYCGRLVDDTHLSADMLRTIHPMLFTMIRALCTIVTAPLQFVPGRYLIHTCIGMPSRVGIAFTEFRQVKIEDTDSLRMGPNAEKIRQEEVEAKLKRRQNSVKMKDKDAKLFKRVQKMASFSKTPSTRGEHHGRNVFLATMIDEALRRNSGVIQSEGACNSEMETIFQDVSDEHDNEFIGKVKATYDDIAGKDFVPALRIDGKLSCIEEFCRRVQSAKWPPRNVVNDIDNKCEFFIIARDAPFNPSKEKDFCLSFNLAEIMLNQNLPPTAKRVYILMKAYLKGIFKKTFDSIGRFNPIKSYYMKTSIFWTCEIYANELCWNETSEHSILDAVQIVLRFLLGCIKAKKLRHYFTESNLFDGVADLDLEIAGACIYEIQAGPFEKVQDFFDVEREHKREVLLDHEAARRILSLQRDGGRRECLNRLDDSFIDMARAFNDASCDPSGDSIVKEIVLRVADTLFEEQKQRASAKKADKSGHRISVLGKTSNKCVGQRDLSKPKLKQAPLTKLFNNFVTNDGAVSHGSGEASQRLGDLLAVGSLFPVGRDFINNIGGEKGAKNVLEQVDAQESDSEDRLRNTVERYLTCKDEEEPTVAMELKQMIAAYFLANDDEFM; this is encoded by the exons ATGACTGATCCAACATACAGCAACACGCTTTTAGCGCGTCTTTTCGATCGTGCCAAGCAGCACACCAATGACAGACGCAGGGCGGCCTACGTCAGGTACATCAACGCAGGCCTCGAGGTGCTCGGCAAGGAACGTGTCTATCTCGTTGGAAGTACGGGCGAAAATCTAAAT CTTCGATTACCGAGCGATCGCGGTGACGCGGACTTTCTTCTGGTATCCGGTAGACTAGAAGTTCCTGTCGCTAACATCGAGTATCGTCTCAATACACCACTGTACCTGTGGATCCGGGGTAAGGGTCTGGACATGCGCTATTGTGGAAGACTCGTGGATGACACGCATCTGTCCGCGGACATGCTGCGCACAATCCATCCGATGCTGTTCACTATGATACGGGCTCTTTGCACCATTGTCACTGCCCCGCTTCAGTTTGTACCTGGGCGATATTTGATCCATACCTGTATAGGTATGCCTTCCAGGGTAGGAATAGCATTCACTGAATTCCGTCAAGTGAAAATAGAAGACACAGATTCTTTGCGTATGGGTCCTAATGCTGAAAAGATAAGGCAAGAAGAAGTGGAAGCAAAGCTTAAACGACGGCAAAATAGTGTAAAGATGAAAGACAAAGATGCCAAATTATTCAAGCGCGTGCAGAAAATGGCTTCATTTTCAAAGACGCCTTCAACGAGAGGCGAACATCATGGACGGAATGTTTTCCTGGCCACCATGATCGACGAGGCATTGCGGCGAAATTCTGGGGTTATCCAATCAGAAGGAGCTTGCAATTCAGAAATGGAAACTATATTTCAAGATGTGTCAGATGAGCATGATAACGAATTTATTGGTAAAGTCAAAGCCACCTACGATGATATTGCTGGAAAAGATTTCGTTCCAGCACTGCGAATAGATGGTAAGTTGTCATGCATTGAGGAATTCTGCAGACGAGTTCAAAGTGCAAAATGGCCTCCAAGGAATGTTGTCAACGACATAGACAACAAATGCGAGTTCTTCATTATTGCTCGCGATGCACCTTTTAACCCATCAAAAGAAAAGGATTTCTGTTTGTCGTTTAATCTGGCCGAAATCATGTTGAACCAAAACCTGCCTCCAACTGCTAAAAGGGTGTACATCCTCATGAAAGCCTATCTTAAAGGAATTTTCAAGAAAACGTTTGACTCGATCGGTCGATTTAATCCCATCAAATCGTACTACATGAAAACTTCAATATTTTGGACATGTGAAATATATGCCAACGAACTATGCTGGAATGAAACATCAGAGCATAGTATTTTGGACGCCGTTCAGATCGTCCTCAGGTTCCTTCTTGGTTGTATTAAGGCTAAGAAATTGCGACATTATTTCACAGAAAGTAATCTATTTGACGGGGTTGCCGATCTGGACTTAGAAATAGCCGGAGCGTGCATCTATGAGATACAGGCAGGTCCGTTTGAAAAAGTGCAGGATTTCTTTGACGTAGAGAGGGAACACAAACGTGAGGTTTTGCTTGATCACGAGGCGGCGAGGCGTATTTTATCACTACAACGAGATGGTGGAAGGAGAGAATGCTTAAACCGTCTTGACGACTCATTTATAGATATGGCAAGAGCATTTAACGACGCCAGTTGTGACCCATCCGGTGATTCGATTGTGAAGGAGATTGTACTACGTGTTGCAGATACATTGTTTGAGGAACAAAAACAAAGAGCGAGCGCCAAGAAGGCTGACAAAAGCGGACACCGTATTTCGGTTTTAggcaaaacatcaaataaatgtGTAGGTCAACGCGATTTGTCAAAACCCAAACTAAAACAGGCACCTCTAACTAAACTGTTTAATAATTTTGTTACCAACGACGGAGCTGTTAGTCATGGTAGTGGAGAGGCAAGTCAACGGCTTGGTGACCTTTTGGCGGTCGGATCCCTTTTCCCGGTCGGACGGGATTTCATTAACAACATCGGTGGCGAAAAAGGTGCTAAGAATGTTCTTGAGCAAGTTGATGCGCAGGAATCGGACTCTGAGGATCGGCtaagaaatactgttgaacgATATCTAACCTGCAAAGACGAAGAAGAACCGACGGTAGCGATGGAACTTAAACAAATGATTGCGGCTTATTTCCTAGCAAATGATGATGAGTTCATGTAA